In Leptolyngbya sp. FACHB-261, one DNA window encodes the following:
- a CDS encoding MFS transporter — MGLDLSKSAIRTSLKASTWDGIFSTVFSSVTGGVLLSNCMLELQASTFEIGLLAAIPMLVNLAQPVGAHLAEQTTSRWRYGLLTFGLARSLWLLVAISLTGLFGLSATPQLILGVAVVSSLLCALGGASWFSWVAAIVPARLRGRYFGFRNMTVGVTTLLCLPLAGLAIDHWSGGSLQGYGALLVLAVVAGIVSLLVQVYMVDVNPQAEQHQTASNDSPPVHPLREPNFRAFLGFQALWTFALNLSGPFFAVYLLDDLGLGLVWVTAYNSICAAANTLTLRFWGRVADRTGNRPLLIISGLCVAVTPFLWLGTSTDQWSMLLWLPLLHVLIGATTAALDLCTHNIQISIAPTTRNTSYFASVAAVGGVSGAIGAALGGYLGQSEFAGGLLGLFALSGVLRLVAVLPLFQVSENPAWTVPQVIQLLQLELRSLTGLLRGRPVQPTLLPSGTEVELIPSELMASELMPPELVPVEVESEPTPEQAATLPLRT; from the coding sequence ATGGGTCTTGACTTGTCTAAATCTGCCATCCGAACCAGTCTGAAAGCCTCAACCTGGGATGGCATCTTCTCTACAGTCTTCTCCAGCGTGACCGGTGGGGTGCTGCTCAGCAATTGCATGTTAGAGCTCCAGGCCAGCACATTTGAGATTGGCCTATTGGCAGCGATCCCCATGCTGGTCAACCTTGCTCAGCCGGTAGGCGCTCACTTGGCAGAGCAGACTACGAGTCGCTGGCGCTACGGGCTGCTGACCTTTGGGTTGGCCCGTTCCCTCTGGCTGCTAGTGGCCATTAGTTTGACTGGTTTATTTGGGCTATCGGCAACTCCCCAGCTGATTCTGGGCGTGGCTGTTGTATCTAGCTTGCTATGTGCTTTAGGCGGCGCCTCCTGGTTCAGCTGGGTGGCAGCAATAGTCCCTGCCCGGTTGCGCGGTCGCTATTTCGGTTTTCGCAATATGACGGTTGGGGTGACCACCCTACTGTGCCTGCCTCTAGCTGGCCTAGCGATTGACCATTGGTCAGGAGGGAGCTTACAAGGCTATGGGGCTCTGCTAGTGCTAGCAGTTGTTGCTGGCATTGTGAGTTTGCTAGTCCAGGTATACATGGTGGATGTTAATCCCCAAGCTGAGCAGCACCAGACAGCCAGTAATGATAGCCCACCTGTTCACCCATTGCGAGAACCCAATTTTCGCGCTTTCTTGGGCTTCCAAGCTCTATGGACCTTTGCGCTCAATCTGAGTGGGCCGTTCTTTGCAGTCTACCTGCTGGACGATCTGGGGCTCGGTCTGGTTTGGGTCACAGCCTACAACAGCATTTGTGCTGCCGCCAACACCCTAACTTTACGCTTCTGGGGTCGAGTTGCAGATCGAACGGGAAACCGTCCATTGCTGATCATCTCGGGCTTGTGCGTCGCGGTGACACCATTCCTCTGGCTGGGTACCAGCACAGATCAATGGTCAATGCTGCTCTGGTTGCCCCTGCTACACGTGCTGATCGGAGCGACCACTGCGGCCCTGGACTTATGCACACACAACATCCAAATCAGCATTGCGCCGACTACGCGGAATACATCCTACTTTGCCAGCGTTGCAGCGGTAGGGGGCGTCTCAGGGGCTATTGGGGCTGCTTTGGGTGGTTATCTAGGCCAGTCAGAGTTCGCCGGTGGTCTACTTGGGCTTTTTGCGCTCTCAGGGGTTCTGCGGCTGGTAGCGGTTCTGCCCTTGTTTCAGGTCAGTGAAAATCCTGCCTGGACGGTGCCACAGGTCATTCAGCTGCTACAACTTGAACTTCGTAGCTTGACGGGCCTACTTAGAGGCAGACCAGTTCAACCGACCTTGCTGCCCTCTGGTACTGAGGTTGAACTGATACCCTCAGAATTAATGGCCTCGGAATTGATGCCACCAGAATTGGTACCTGTAGAAGTAGAAAGCGAACCGACGCCTGAGCAAGCCGCAACCTTGCCCCTGCGCACCTAA
- a CDS encoding alpha/beta fold hydrolase produces MAQFSKEALTGTELNLVVSCTRETLTWLWQGFPIAYQQAGVNQPGKPIVVLIHGFGASSGHWRQNLEALATVAQVYALDLIGFGQSAKPTPNRRGELLPGEQVPYTFETWGAQVVDFCREVAQGTAEQPVLLIGNSIGCIVAMQAAVQAPELVKAVALLNCSLRLLHERKRATLPWYRGVGASAMQGLLSFAPFGRFFFSQVSTRNTVRKILLKAYSRPETVSDELVELLLEPAASSGAAEVFLAFVRYSQGPLPEDLLAVLPCPALMIWGEHDPWEPVQLGRELARFDCVQEFVTVPAGHCPQDEAPDLVNPLLQSWIQQYASAGVQAN; encoded by the coding sequence GTGGCACAATTTAGTAAAGAAGCATTAACAGGGACGGAATTAAATCTGGTGGTCTCCTGCACTCGCGAAACACTGACCTGGCTCTGGCAGGGCTTTCCCATTGCTTACCAACAGGCCGGGGTCAACCAACCTGGTAAGCCCATTGTGGTTCTGATCCACGGTTTCGGTGCCTCTAGTGGTCACTGGCGACAGAATCTGGAGGCTTTAGCCACTGTTGCTCAAGTCTACGCGCTCGATTTGATTGGCTTCGGGCAATCTGCGAAACCCACCCCTAACCGGCGGGGGGAATTACTGCCTGGTGAACAAGTTCCCTATACCTTCGAAACTTGGGGGGCACAGGTCGTAGATTTCTGCCGGGAGGTAGCCCAGGGGACTGCAGAGCAGCCCGTGCTGCTGATCGGCAACTCCATTGGCTGTATTGTGGCGATGCAGGCTGCTGTGCAGGCACCGGAACTGGTCAAAGCCGTAGCTCTGCTGAATTGTTCCCTGCGCCTGCTGCACGAGCGTAAGCGAGCAACCCTGCCCTGGTATCGCGGTGTTGGCGCTTCGGCTATGCAAGGTCTACTCAGCTTTGCACCGTTTGGGCGCTTCTTCTTCAGCCAAGTGAGCACGCGCAACACCGTGCGCAAGATTTTGCTGAAAGCCTACAGTCGTCCCGAAACCGTCAGCGATGAACTAGTGGAACTGCTACTGGAGCCGGCAGCTAGTTCTGGAGCTGCCGAGGTTTTCCTGGCCTTTGTTCGCTACTCTCAGGGGCCCCTCCCTGAGGATCTGCTAGCGGTTCTGCCCTGTCCAGCACTAATGATCTGGGGCGAGCACGACCCGTGGGAGCCGGTACAGTTGGGGCGCGAATTGGCTCGCTTCGACTGCGTTCAGGAGTTTGTCACTGTTCCTGCTGGACATTGCCCTCAAGATGAAGCGCCAGACCTGGTCAATCCCCTGCTACAAAGCTGGATTCAGCAGTACGCCTCAGCAGGTGTACAGGCTAATTGA
- a CDS encoding precorrin-8X methylmutase gives MEWHVTDAQSLAIIDREIGDHAFSPSEYEIVRRVIYATADFEYKYLVQFSDQALQAGAAALAARSTIIVDVPMLQVAIAPSIQATFANPVYCSMDALTRPQREKSRTAWGIATLAQRYPEGIFVVGQSQTALTTLVELIEIEEIKPALVIATPSGFLEADAAKERLQDSQIPHIRIEGRKGSAVVAAAILDGLVDLAWQAYGQEGNGHSWGH, from the coding sequence ATGGAATGGCACGTCACCGATGCTCAAAGCCTTGCGATTATTGACCGGGAAATTGGCGACCACGCCTTTTCACCTTCCGAGTACGAAATTGTACGCCGGGTTATCTACGCAACAGCTGATTTTGAGTACAAGTATTTAGTTCAGTTCTCCGATCAGGCCTTGCAAGCAGGAGCCGCAGCCCTAGCAGCTCGGAGCACGATCATTGTAGATGTGCCCATGCTGCAAGTGGCAATTGCCCCCAGTATTCAAGCGACTTTTGCTAATCCGGTGTACTGCAGTATGGATGCTCTTACCCGACCGCAACGGGAGAAGTCGCGCACGGCCTGGGGCATTGCAACGCTAGCCCAGCGTTATCCAGAAGGCATTTTTGTTGTAGGCCAGTCCCAAACTGCCCTGACGACTTTAGTTGAGCTGATTGAAATTGAAGAAATTAAACCAGCTCTGGTAATTGCTACACCTTCAGGCTTTTTGGAGGCCGATGCAGCTAAAGAACGACTGCAAGACTCCCAAATCCCTCACATTCGGATTGAGGGACGTAAAGGGAGTGCTGTTGTCGCTGCGGCTATTTTAGATGGCTTAGTTGATTTGGCCTGGCAGGCCTATGGTCAAGAGGGCAATGGTCACAGCTGGGGCCATTAG
- the crtO gene encoding beta-carotene ketolase CrtO, protein MQEYDVIIIGAGHNGLVCAAYLLKAGYSVLLLEKRSVPGGAATTEESLPEEAPGFKFNLCAIDHEFIHLGPVVEELELTQYGLEYLYCDPVVFCPHPDGKYFLGHRSVEKTCAEIERYSSRDAKKYAEFADFWQRVIGAMIPVFNASPKSVIDITGNYDGAKLKDLLSVIGGPDKTLDFIRTMLTSPEDILNEWFDSEFLKAPLARLASELGAPPSQKTLSVGAMMMAMRHDPGMARPRGGTGALVQALLKLVHSKGGVVLTEQFVQKVLVDEGRAVGVRVKDGTEYRAKHGVISNIDAKRLFLHLIDKSDVDAADANLHERLDRRIVNNNETILKIDCALSEPLRFEHHNHQDEYLIGSVLIADSVRQVEIAHSEPSIGNIPDSDPSMYVVVPTMLDPSMAPEGKHTLWIEFFAPYQIAGAEGTGLNGTGWTDELKNKVADRVLDKLADYAPNLKNAVIARRVESPAELGERLGALKGNYYHLDMTFDQMVFFRPLPELANYKTPIEGLFLTGAGTHPGGSISGMPGRNCARVFLHTQQPIAQTLNDAKNSLKSVAKSVLNKF, encoded by the coding sequence ATGCAGGAATATGATGTCATCATTATTGGCGCAGGCCATAACGGTCTGGTGTGTGCAGCGTACTTATTAAAAGCAGGATATAGCGTTTTACTACTGGAGAAAAGATCTGTTCCAGGTGGTGCTGCTACTACAGAAGAAAGCCTGCCCGAAGAGGCACCTGGCTTCAAGTTTAATCTGTGTGCGATTGATCATGAATTTATTCATTTAGGGCCGGTTGTCGAAGAGTTAGAACTAACTCAATATGGTCTTGAATATCTTTATTGTGACCCTGTCGTTTTTTGTCCGCATCCTGATGGCAAATATTTTCTAGGCCATCGCTCGGTCGAAAAAACCTGTGCGGAGATCGAACGTTACAGCTCACGCGATGCTAAAAAATATGCTGAATTCGCTGACTTTTGGCAGCGAGTGATCGGCGCGATGATCCCGGTATTCAACGCATCACCTAAGTCAGTCATTGACATAACAGGCAATTACGATGGTGCGAAGCTTAAAGATTTGCTTTCAGTCATAGGAGGCCCTGACAAAACGCTAGATTTTATTCGCACAATGCTGACTAGTCCTGAGGACATTCTGAACGAGTGGTTCGACTCAGAATTTCTCAAAGCACCTTTGGCGAGATTAGCTTCGGAATTGGGCGCCCCTCCTTCACAAAAGACCCTTTCGGTCGGAGCCATGATGATGGCGATGCGTCACGATCCAGGCATGGCTCGGCCTCGAGGTGGTACCGGCGCGTTAGTACAGGCGCTGCTTAAATTGGTGCACAGCAAGGGTGGTGTTGTGCTGACCGAACAATTTGTGCAAAAGGTCCTAGTCGATGAGGGCCGAGCTGTTGGTGTGCGCGTCAAAGATGGCACAGAGTATCGGGCTAAACATGGTGTGATCTCTAATATTGATGCCAAACGCCTATTTCTACATTTGATTGACAAGAGTGATGTAGATGCAGCAGATGCTAACCTGCACGAGCGTTTAGATCGACGGATCGTCAATAATAACGAAACAATCCTCAAAATCGATTGTGCCTTGTCTGAGCCTCTGCGCTTTGAACATCACAATCATCAGGATGAATATCTAATTGGCTCGGTTTTGATTGCTGATTCTGTGCGTCAGGTTGAGATTGCTCACAGTGAACCCAGCATTGGCAACATTCCTGATTCGGACCCTTCTATGTATGTCGTGGTGCCCACGATGTTAGATCCCTCCATGGCACCCGAAGGTAAGCACACACTCTGGATCGAGTTTTTCGCTCCCTACCAAATTGCTGGTGCTGAGGGAACAGGACTGAATGGAACGGGTTGGACCGACGAACTCAAAAATAAGGTTGCCGATCGGGTGCTCGACAAGTTGGCTGATTACGCCCCCAACCTCAAAAATGCTGTCATAGCCCGTCGGGTTGAGAGCCCAGCTGAACTTGGTGAGCGTTTAGGAGCCTTGAAAGGTAACTACTACCACCTGGACATGACCTTTGATCAGATGGTGTTTTTCCGACCTTTGCCAGAACTTGCTAACTACAAGACGCCGATCGAAGGTTTATTCTTAACAGGGGCTGGTACCCATCCAGGTGGTTCGATTTCTGGAATGCCTGGACGCAACTGTGCCCGTGTCTTCTTGCATACTCAGCAACCGATCGCCCAAACCTTGAATGATGCTAAGAATTCTCTCAAGTCAGTGGCAAAATCAGTGTTGAACAAGTTCTGA
- a CDS encoding bestrophin family protein: MTLEKLYWFRLALRLQGSVIPEVFPRALICGLFGGLISVLHVLGWPVSLPVLGSLIPSIVLGLLLVFRTNTAYERFWEGRKAWGTLTNTVRNLARQLWMAVTEEEPADRTQKIATLRLLVAFAVAVKLHLRQEPLSAELEALLAPSQYLKLKTMNHPPLEIAFWIGDYLQDQHRRGRLSSHQLTAMHELLDDLVDALGACERILKTPMPLAYAIHLKQLLLIYSFSLPFQMVDQLVWITGPVVALISFTLLGIEAIGIEIENPFGRDPNDLPLDAICSTMLRNIEDLITLRPSGRLYTSELSSLGSDA; encoded by the coding sequence ATGACTCTCGAAAAGCTGTATTGGTTCAGACTGGCTTTGCGGCTTCAAGGCTCGGTGATTCCAGAGGTCTTTCCGCGAGCTTTAATTTGTGGGCTCTTCGGTGGCCTGATCTCCGTTTTACATGTGTTGGGCTGGCCAGTATCCCTACCAGTTCTGGGTAGCCTCATTCCTAGCATTGTGCTGGGTTTGTTGCTAGTTTTTCGCACAAATACTGCTTATGAGCGTTTTTGGGAGGGCCGAAAAGCTTGGGGGACTTTAACTAATACCGTGCGGAATTTGGCGCGTCAGCTCTGGATGGCAGTGACTGAAGAGGAGCCTGCTGACCGCACGCAGAAGATCGCTACTTTACGCTTACTTGTGGCTTTTGCGGTTGCCGTAAAACTGCACCTGCGGCAAGAACCTTTGAGTGCCGAACTGGAAGCGTTGCTAGCGCCCTCACAGTATCTCAAACTCAAAACTATGAACCATCCGCCCCTAGAAATCGCCTTTTGGATTGGCGATTATTTGCAGGATCAACATCGACGCGGGCGCTTGAGCAGCCATCAGTTGACTGCAATGCACGAGCTACTAGATGACTTGGTGGATGCATTAGGAGCTTGTGAGCGTATCCTCAAAACGCCCATGCCTCTAGCCTATGCCATCCACCTCAAGCAATTGCTGTTGATCTACTCTTTCTCTCTACCTTTTCAAATGGTAGATCAGCTGGTGTGGATTACTGGTCCTGTGGTTGCGTTGATCAGCTTCACTTTGTTGGGCATTGAAGCGATTGGCATTGAGATCGAAAATCCCTTTGGTCGCGACCCCAATGATCTGCCCCTTGACGCTATTTGTTCCACAATGCTGCGCAACATTGAAGACCTAATCACCTTGCGTCCCAGTGGTCGGCTTTATACCAGTGAATTGAGCAGCCTAGGTAGCGACGCTTAG